In Mycobacterium stomatepiae, the following are encoded in one genomic region:
- the zwf gene encoding glucose-6-phosphate dehydrogenase, with translation MAEKKPQTISYPAPESRPRRHDYDPLDPHVIVLFGATGDLAKRKLISGLAYLDQSELAPDIQIVATSLEELSDDEFRDIAKNAIDSYGTHKLTPEQWADFSKIVRYVPQGAGPAALAATVAEAEASLGPKVRRLHYLSVPPKAARDVITMLREANLVERSRVVMEKPFGTNLESAVALNDFLHETFDESQIFRIDHFLGKEAAQNILAFRFANGLFEPIWNRNFIDHIQIDIPETLGLDQRANFYESTGAYKDMVVTHLFQVMAFVVMEPPTALEPYAISEEKNKVFRSMLPVKCSDVVRGQYGGYRGEPGVASDSDTETFIALRVGIDNWRWAGVPIYLRTGKKMAEGIRIISIAFKEAPRSMFPPGSGVGTQGPDHLTFDLADNSKVSLSFYGKRPGPGMKLDKLSMQFSSREIDTADQTLEAYERLILDAMRGDHTLFTTAEGIESLWERSKELLTDPPAAKTYPPGTWGPNAIHQLIAPNAWRLPFERGWREAKN, from the coding sequence GTGGCCGAGAAGAAACCGCAAACGATCTCTTACCCGGCGCCGGAATCACGTCCGCGCCGTCACGACTACGACCCGCTCGATCCTCATGTCATCGTGCTGTTCGGCGCTACGGGCGACCTGGCGAAGCGCAAGCTGATCTCCGGTCTGGCCTATTTAGATCAGTCCGAACTCGCACCGGATATCCAGATCGTCGCAACCTCATTGGAAGAACTGAGCGATGACGAGTTCCGGGACATCGCGAAGAACGCGATCGATTCGTACGGCACCCACAAACTGACGCCCGAACAGTGGGCCGACTTCTCGAAGATCGTGCGCTACGTCCCGCAGGGTGCCGGACCCGCGGCACTGGCCGCCACGGTCGCCGAAGCCGAGGCCAGCCTGGGGCCGAAAGTGCGGCGCCTGCACTACTTGTCGGTTCCGCCGAAAGCCGCACGCGACGTGATCACGATGCTGCGCGAGGCCAATCTCGTCGAGCGTTCCCGGGTGGTGATGGAGAAGCCGTTCGGCACCAACTTGGAAAGTGCGGTGGCCCTCAACGACTTCCTGCACGAAACGTTCGACGAATCCCAGATTTTCCGCATCGACCACTTCCTCGGCAAGGAAGCGGCCCAGAACATCTTGGCGTTCCGCTTCGCCAACGGGTTGTTCGAGCCGATCTGGAACCGCAACTTCATCGACCACATCCAGATCGACATTCCCGAGACCCTCGGGCTGGATCAGCGGGCGAACTTCTACGAAAGCACCGGCGCCTACAAGGATATGGTGGTGACCCACCTGTTCCAGGTGATGGCATTCGTGGTGATGGAACCTCCGACGGCCCTGGAGCCCTACGCCATCAGCGAAGAGAAGAACAAGGTGTTCCGCTCGATGCTTCCGGTGAAATGCTCGGACGTGGTGCGGGGCCAATACGGCGGGTATCGCGGGGAGCCCGGAGTCGCAAGCGATTCCGACACCGAGACGTTCATCGCGCTGCGGGTCGGCATCGACAACTGGCGCTGGGCCGGCGTGCCGATCTATCTGCGCACCGGCAAGAAGATGGCCGAAGGGATCCGCATCATCTCGATCGCCTTCAAAGAGGCTCCGCGCAGCATGTTCCCGCCAGGGTCGGGGGTGGGGACCCAGGGACCCGACCATCTCACATTCGATCTCGCTGACAACTCGAAGGTTTCGCTGTCCTTCTACGGCAAGCGGCCCGGCCCCGGGATGAAGCTCGACAAGTTGTCGATGCAGTTCTCGTCACGTGAGATCGACACCGCGGACCAGACGCTGGAGGCCTACGAACGGCTCATTCTCGACGCGATGCGCGGCGATCACACGCTGTTCACCACGGCCGAGGGCATCGAATCACTATGGGAACGTTCGAAAGAACTGCTCACCGATCCACCGGCGGCCAAGACCTATCCGCCCGGCACCTGGGGTCCCAACGCCATTCATCAGTTGATCGCGCCCAACGCGTGGCGGTTGCCGTTCGAGCGGGGCTGGCGCGAAGCTAAAAACTAG